A DNA window from Haladaptatus cibarius D43 contains the following coding sequences:
- a CDS encoding sodium:calcium antiporter produces the protein MYKRFQHPLVAVCGALLLTLPFIALFVTHGFHLDPKTNIIPLTAVFVGGLAILGAAFLLAWGAETAEKDVPTAFAIAVLAVLAVAPEYAVDALYAWNAGAFEGTSRGMESANLAIANMTGANRILIGLGWSGIALFTIYRARRATDLAVIHRDGFLADAVSIDREISLEIAFLLAATAYAFFIPLGGGIGIVDTLVLVGLYALYIGIVVRGDVEETDAHVGVPAYFQKYAKAPRIAVVLFLFVFSGAVIFEAVHPFALGLEELGTDFGIPSFFMIQWLAPLASESPELIVVAYLVNKARSTAGFNALISSKLNQWTLLIGTLAIVYSIAAGHIGTLSFDQKQAAEIWITAAQSFFAIAILANFEISAREAIALLVLFVSQVGAEFYVIQTYAGATAADLSLLILYVFTGVYIVLGLGLFISRSGSLRDLLKHTNASVRGAFRGQSEQAD, from the coding sequence ATGTATAAACGCTTCCAACACCCGCTCGTCGCGGTCTGTGGTGCATTACTCCTGACGCTTCCGTTCATCGCGTTGTTCGTCACGCACGGTTTTCACCTCGACCCGAAAACAAATATCATCCCGCTAACCGCCGTTTTCGTCGGCGGACTCGCAATCCTCGGCGCCGCCTTTCTGCTTGCGTGGGGAGCAGAAACAGCAGAAAAGGACGTTCCGACCGCGTTCGCCATCGCCGTCCTCGCTGTGCTCGCCGTCGCGCCCGAGTACGCGGTTGACGCACTGTACGCGTGGAACGCTGGGGCGTTTGAGGGAACCAGTCGTGGGATGGAATCGGCCAACCTCGCAATCGCAAACATGACCGGTGCAAACCGCATCCTTATCGGGCTTGGATGGTCCGGTATCGCACTCTTTACGATTTACCGAGCGAGGCGGGCGACCGATTTGGCCGTCATCCACCGCGATGGATTCCTCGCTGACGCAGTCAGTATCGACCGCGAAATATCTCTCGAAATCGCATTCTTGCTCGCCGCCACTGCCTACGCGTTTTTCATCCCGCTGGGTGGCGGCATCGGAATCGTGGACACCCTCGTCCTCGTGGGACTGTACGCCCTCTACATTGGCATCGTCGTTCGTGGCGATGTCGAAGAAACCGACGCGCACGTCGGCGTTCCAGCGTACTTCCAAAAGTACGCGAAAGCACCACGAATCGCAGTCGTACTGTTCTTGTTTGTCTTTTCGGGAGCGGTCATCTTCGAGGCGGTTCATCCGTTTGCACTAGGTCTTGAGGAACTCGGAACCGATTTCGGTATCCCGTCCTTTTTCATGATTCAGTGGCTCGCGCCGCTGGCGAGTGAGAGTCCCGAACTCATCGTCGTCGCGTACCTCGTCAATAAGGCGCGCTCGACCGCCGGGTTCAACGCACTCATCTCCTCGAAGCTCAACCAATGGACGCTCCTCATTGGGACGCTCGCCATCGTGTATTCGATTGCTGCGGGACACATCGGGACGCTCTCGTTCGACCAGAAGCAAGCCGCCGAGATATGGATAACCGCTGCACAGAGCTTCTTCGCCATCGCCATCCTAGCGAACTTCGAAATTAGTGCCCGCGAGGCAATCGCCCTGCTCGTCCTGTTCGTCTCGCAGGTCGGCGCCGAGTTCTACGTGATTCAGACATACGCGGGAGCGACTGCCGCAGATCTCAGTCTTCTCATCCTGTACGTCTTTACCGGAGTCTACATCGTCCTCGGTCTTGGGTTGTTCATCTCCCGCTCCGGAAGTCTTCGTGACCTCCTCAAGCACACGAACGCGAGTGTCCGAGGCGCATTCCGAGGACAGTCCGAACAAGCGGACTGA
- a CDS encoding heavy metal translocating P-type ATPase, translating to MTTDTAGSDSIESRTVKLTVPGMDCPSCAEKIVNSVSERDGVVTVEPQVMTGTVHIEYLPETVAVNSLVERVQAAGYDVEARDDLQTERFDVPTMDCASCAGKIENALDSVAGIQERETLPTTGTVIVTYDSGRTSRPDLVAAIESAGYTVGETEPDTTEEDLAEENRARDVWLSSRALKTWLGGGLLLLGLGLEFLLSGLDVTLVAFLGREFGTAELFYFVGAVVSGQEILRNGYYSVRTRSLDIDLLMSLGILGAIIASVAFGEALYLEAGMLAVLFSIAELMEEYAMDRARSSLRELMDLSPTTATVRRDGEETTVPVGELRVGDRVVVRPGDRIPADGTVAEGESAVNQAPITGESVPVDKADGDEVYAGTINEEGYLEVAITAEAEDSTLARIIELVEDAQRDKTDHEQFVDRFASQYTPVVVTLAVLTATVPPLLISGRVSFDIVGQSLVFVGDWATWFKHGLALLVLACPCALVISTPVSVVSGITSAAKNGVLIKGGRHLESVGTVQAVAFDKTGTLTHGQLTVTDVVPASGESQESVLSAAASLEARSEHPIAEAIVEAADEAGVETDDISAFESLTGKGIRAELDDETYFVGKPALFEELGFSLDTVRVMSDGGVAVEDSDSHDAPAVGSREIEDLQADGKTVILVGTEQRIAGIVAVADEVRPEAKQAVARLHELGAERVVMLTGDNEVTARAVGEMAGVDAVRAELLPADKAETVATLGEEFDGVMMVGDGVNDAPALATATVGVAMGAAGTDTAVESADVALMGDELSKLPYLYTLSKKANGVIRENIWISIGVKALLAIGVPLGLVNVAVAVVVGDMGTSLGVTTNALRLSSIESDDFE from the coding sequence ATGACTACGGACACAGCTGGTTCGGATAGTATCGAATCCCGAACCGTGAAGCTCACCGTGCCGGGGATGGATTGCCCCTCTTGTGCGGAGAAAATCGTCAATAGCGTCTCGGAACGTGACGGCGTCGTCACCGTCGAACCGCAGGTCATGACCGGCACCGTTCACATCGAATATCTCCCTGAAACCGTCGCAGTGAATTCTCTCGTCGAACGTGTGCAGGCGGCTGGCTACGACGTCGAGGCACGCGACGACCTCCAAACTGAACGATTCGACGTGCCGACGATGGACTGTGCGTCCTGTGCTGGTAAGATAGAGAACGCCCTCGATTCCGTCGCGGGGATTCAGGAACGCGAGACGCTTCCGACGACCGGAACCGTCATCGTCACCTACGACTCCGGACGAACTTCTCGCCCCGACCTCGTCGCGGCCATCGAGAGTGCGGGATACACCGTCGGAGAGACCGAGCCAGATACAACAGAGGAAGACCTCGCGGAGGAGAACCGGGCACGAGACGTGTGGCTGAGTTCCCGTGCGCTCAAAACGTGGCTCGGCGGTGGGTTACTGCTTCTCGGACTTGGACTAGAGTTTTTACTGTCGGGACTCGACGTGACGCTCGTCGCATTCCTTGGGCGCGAATTCGGCACTGCCGAACTGTTCTACTTCGTCGGTGCGGTTGTGAGCGGCCAGGAAATCCTCCGAAACGGATACTACTCCGTGCGAACGCGCTCGCTAGACATCGACCTTCTGATGAGCCTCGGCATCCTCGGTGCAATTATTGCGAGCGTCGCCTTCGGCGAGGCTCTCTACCTCGAAGCCGGGATGCTCGCCGTGCTGTTCAGCATCGCCGAGTTGATGGAGGAGTACGCGATGGATCGCGCCCGCTCCTCGCTCCGTGAGCTAATGGATCTCTCGCCGACGACTGCGACTGTCCGCAGGGACGGCGAGGAGACGACCGTCCCGGTGGGGGAACTGCGCGTGGGCGACCGCGTCGTCGTGCGCCCCGGCGACCGTATCCCCGCCGATGGTACGGTCGCCGAGGGCGAGAGCGCGGTCAATCAGGCTCCAATCACGGGCGAGAGCGTCCCCGTGGACAAGGCGGACGGCGACGAGGTGTATGCCGGGACGATCAACGAGGAAGGGTATCTCGAAGTGGCGATTACGGCAGAGGCCGAGGATAGCACGCTTGCGCGTATCATCGAACTGGTTGAGGACGCACAGCGGGACAAGACCGACCACGAGCAGTTCGTCGACCGATTCGCCAGCCAGTACACTCCAGTGGTTGTCACGCTGGCCGTTCTCACCGCCACCGTGCCACCGCTTCTCATCAGCGGTCGCGTCTCGTTCGACATCGTCGGTCAGTCGCTCGTGTTCGTCGGCGACTGGGCGACGTGGTTCAAGCATGGGTTGGCACTCCTCGTACTCGCGTGTCCGTGTGCGCTGGTCATCAGCACGCCGGTCAGTGTCGTTTCCGGAATCACGAGCGCCGCGAAGAACGGCGTACTCATCAAGGGTGGGAGACATCTCGAATCGGTCGGGACGGTACAGGCCGTCGCGTTCGACAAGACGGGGACGCTCACGCATGGTCAACTCACCGTGACCGATGTCGTTCCGGCCAGTGGCGAGTCGCAAGAGTCGGTGCTGTCCGCGGCGGCGAGTCTGGAAGCGCGAAGCGAACACCCCATCGCGGAGGCAATCGTGGAGGCCGCTGACGAGGCGGGTGTCGAAACCGACGATATCTCCGCGTTCGAGAGCCTGACTGGGAAAGGTATTCGAGCCGAACTAGACGACGAGACGTACTTCGTCGGGAAGCCAGCGTTGTTCGAGGAACTGGGTTTCTCCCTCGACACCGTCCGTGTCATGTCTGACGGTGGCGTCGCGGTCGAAGATTCCGACAGTCACGATGCTCCCGCCGTTGGTAGTAGGGAAATCGAAGACTTGCAGGCCGACGGGAAGACCGTCATCCTCGTCGGAACCGAGCAACGGATTGCGGGCATCGTCGCGGTGGCGGATGAAGTACGCCCGGAGGCGAAGCAAGCGGTTGCCCGACTCCACGAACTCGGTGCCGAGCGCGTCGTGATGCTGACCGGCGACAACGAAGTGACGGCACGAGCAGTCGGTGAGATGGCGGGCGTCGATGCGGTGCGTGCCGAATTGTTACCTGCCGATAAAGCCGAGACGGTGGCAACACTCGGTGAGGAGTTCGATGGGGTGATGATGGTCGGCGACGGGGTCAACGACGCACCAGCGCTTGCGACTGCGACCGTCGGCGTTGCGATGGGTGCGGCGGGGACTGATACGGCAGTTGAGTCGGCAGACGTCGCACTGATGGGAGATGAACTGTCGAAACTCCCGTATCTCTACACGCTGTCGAAGAAGGCAAACGGTGTCATTCGGGAGAACATCTGGATCAGCATCGGTGTGAAGGCGTTGTTGGCCATCGGGGTGCCCCTCGGATTGGTGAACGTCGCAGTCGCCGTTGTCGTCGGCGATATGGGGACGAGCCTCGGTGTAACAACGAACGCACTCCGATTGTCGAGCATCGAATCCGACGATTTCGAGTAG